The genomic DNA CCGGTTGCTCTGGCAGTTGCGGCGGCTTCATCCCCTCCATCGGGTTGATCTTCAAGTCGCCCTCGGCCACCGCCCACTTGAAGAAGGCGTGCAGGCCCCGATAGCGGTTGTGGGCGGTGGCCGGCTTCCAGCGGGCCAACTGGTCGGCGATGAAGCCCTGGATGTGATCGCGTCGGATCTCGCCAACCAGAAGCGGCTGGCCATGGGCCTGGCAGTAGCTGGCCAGGAGCCGGTTGGGTTGACGACATCGTGCCCTCATTAGGGCGTGGTGGAGCTGGCTAACGACAGCGTGTTCCGGTTAGCCGAGTGAGGGGCCGTCGGCACCCCTGCTGAGCAGGAGGTTCGTGCTGGTGGTGGAGATGATGGGACTCGAACCCACGACCCCCTGCTTGCAAAGCAGGTGCTCTTCCAGCTGAGCTACATCCCCGAGGAATCTCGGCCTTGACCTGCGGCTTCTGCTCTCGACTCTTAAGCCTGGGTTCAGCACAACGGTGCAAGAGAATCTGATTCGACCTCTGTTCGTGGTACCGGCCGGTCATGGCCGACTCCAGCGTAGCCCACCCGAAGCGCTCCTTCGAGCTGCACCTGCGAGCCGAGAACGAGGCTGTCCGTACGATCGAGACCTACCTCGACGCGCTCCAGCTGGCGGCCCGGTTTCTGGAGGCCCGGGGCGTCGAGCTCGAGCAGGCGCGACGCGAGGACATCGAGGCGTTCATCGCCGACCAGCTCGCCCGCTGAAGCCTGCCACGGCCGCCCAACCGCTATCGGAGCCTGCGCGTGTTCTCCGGCTGGCTGGAGGCCGAGGGCGAGATCCCTGTGAGCCCCATGGCGAAGATGCGCCCGCCCGCCGTGCCGGATCAGCCCGTTCCCCTGGTCCGCGAGGACGCCTTTCGCCGGCTCCTGGAGGCCTCCGCCGGCCGTGACTTCGAGGCTCGCCGCGACACGGCCCTGGCCTGCTCCTGGTCACGTGGGCCCGCGCCGCGCCGAGATCGCCGGGATGCGCCTCACCGATCTCGACTTCGACCTCCAGGTCGCGCTCGTGCTCGGTAAGGGTGGCCGGCAGCGCGCGTTCCCGTTCGGTCGCAGGCCGCCCAGGCCCTTGACCGCTATCTCCGCATCCGCGCCCGCCATCCGCATACTGACCTGGAGTGGCTGTGGATTGGCAAGTTCGGGCGCATCACCGAGTCCGGCATCGCTCAGATCCTCCGCCGGTGAGGTCACCAGGCCGGGATGGAAGGACTCCACCCGCACCAGCTCCGCCACACGTTCGCCCACCTGTGGCTGTCCGAGAATGGCAACGAGACCGACCTGATGCGCCTTGCCGGCTGGCAGTCCCGCGCGATGCTGCGCCGCTACGGCGCCGCCGCGGCCGACGAACGCGCTCGAGAGGCGCACCGACGGCTTTCCCCGGCCGACCGGCTGTAGCGTATGAGCAGCCTCAGTAGATTGTCGTTAGCTCCTGCTACGAAGGTGGCACCTGACCCCTGACCGGCCTGGAAGGGCGGTGAGGCTGGATGGGACGCAAACGGGCCGCCTTCGCCGAAGGCACTGCTGAGGAAGAGCGGCGGTACGCCCGCCCAAGTGCTCCGGGACATCCGCGACCTGCGGGGTGAGACCCAGCAGGCGCTGGGGCGGCTGCTTGGCTGGAGCGTCTCGACGGTGTCCCGGTTCGAGGCCGCGTACCCCGACTATCCAGCGCTGCGGCTGTTCGGCGACGAGGCCAAGCCCTTGCCGGTGTGGGCGGAAGCGGCACCGCGCGAGCAGTGGGCGGACGTCGAGGCCCCGCTCGGGACGCTCGACCTCTCGGAGCCGCCGCCCGACGTGCGCCGCTGGCGCTACTGGGAGGAGTGCTCTCCCCGGGAGAGCGGGACTTCCAGCGCCGCCTGGAGGAGTGGGACCGACACCTCCGCGAGATCGACGCGGGCAAGCGGGCGCATCTCGACACCTGGACCAGATCACCCACGACTGGCGGCCATGGCCAGGGACGACCACGGCCGCCTGCGACTGGACTGCAAGCTCGGAACCTACTTCCACTCGCTCAGCACGTCCGAGACGCTCGACCCGGAGTTGATGGAGGCCTACGCCGCGTAGGAAGGCAACGGCCGGGCCCGCTACTGGTCACCGACCACCCTCAATCCGGATGCGGACAGCGACGGCGAGGATCAACCGGGCGATGGTGGGGAGAGAGCATGGCATGACCCGCCTGGCAACGTCCTGGATCGAGGCCTCGCCGAAGGCGCCCATGGAACCTCGCATATCGCGTTGGTTGACCTCGTCGTCTGTGACCTCCGAACGTTACCAAGGACGGAACGTCCTCACGAGCGCAGCCCATCACCACGAGAACCAGGCGGCCTGTCGGCGATGCTGGACAGGTGGTCGAGGTGACGGGCGCGCTCCTGGGTGCGGTCGCTGGAGTCGCGGTAGGGTCCGCTGGGAGCACTGCTTGGCGGCGGATGGCCACGCACCAATTTCATGGAAAGGGATCGCCGATGCCAGAGCTGGTCATCGACTTCATCACCTCGCTCGATGGATATGGGGCCGCCGAGGGCTGGCCCGGCTGGTGGGGCCTGGAAGGGCCCGAGTACCTCGCCTGGTTGGAAGACCACCCAGAAGCGGACTACACCGTCCTGATGGGCGCCAACACCTACCGGCTCATGTCCGGGTTGGCCACCGACGGTGAGCCGGGGACCGATGCCCTGGCCGGCCTGTCGAAAGTCGTCTTTTCGACCACCTTGACCGAGCCGCTGGCGTGGCCGAACACCCAACTGGTCACCCGGGACCCCGTCGAGGCCGTGCGGGAGATGAAGGACAAAGCCACCAAGTCCATGCGCACCCTGGGCAGCCTCACCCTGTGCCGTTCGCTCCTGAAGGCCGGTCTGGTGGACCGGTTCCGGGTGGTCGTGTTCCCGGTCATCACCGGAGCCACCGGTCAGGACCGGATCTATGACGGGTACCCCGACGTCGCCCTCGACATGGTCGCCAGCCGCACCTTCGACGGTCGGCTGCAGCTGCTCGAGTACGTCCCCACGGTGCTGGCCGGGCCGCCCGGCACCACCAAGGCCGACGCCTAACCACACCTGCCCCTTGCTCCGCCGGACCTAGCGATTGGGTGCGGTGGCGCAAGCAGACCAACCTGAGAAGGCATCGGAGCTGCGCGGCGCATGGGAACGTGGCACCTGCTATCGTTCTCGAACACCAGTTCGAGCATCGGGGCCGGACGGCCCCTATGAGCTGCTGCGGCCGTATCCGAACCAGCGCCAGCGGGTCGTGTACCGCCGCAGCGACCCGTCGGCGAGCTGACGCTACTCGTCTGCCGGTGGGGTCAGCTCGCCGTCCTCGATCAGCTCGTCGTCGTCATCTTGGGCGTGGTCGACGATCCGCAGGACCTCGACGAAGCCGAAGGCGGCTCGCAGCCGCCGCAGGGCCGCCTCCTGCTCGGGGTCGACCTCGGCCATGGCCCGAGCCGGCTACCGTCGTGGCGGATCGTCGCGGCGGGCCCCGAGATGCAGGTAGACCCGGCCGCCCTGGAGCGCGAGCTCATCGACCTCGCGCTCGCAGTAGTCCTCACACTCAGCCCCGAACGCCAGCAGTTCTGCGTCCCGAGGGAGTCCCTGGAGAGCGGTCAGCAGGTCTCGCACAGTCCTCCATCGCTCCTATGTCAACCGGAGTTGTTGGTGTTGGGTGTCGGCGGGTCGGCGTGAGCGCTGGAGTCGGCTGGCGAGGCAGGCGATGCAGCTTCGGCCTGGTCCGCGGCCGTGTGGCCCCGCTGGCGAGCGCGCCAAGGCCAGCAGCGGGAAGCCAGGCCAGATAGAGCACAGCGACCAGCGCGCTCGAAGCAGGCCCCGGTGGCTTGCTTGGTCAATGCGTGCTGCTGGTGGATGGCTGGTTAGGCTTGCTGCTTGGCGAGCTGGCGGCGGTAGGCGCGCTTGGCCTTCTCGCGGCTGCCGCAGGTGGTGCTG from Actinomycetota bacterium includes the following:
- a CDS encoding tyrosine-type recombinase/integrase, which encodes MEGLHPHQLRHTFAHLWLSENGNETDLMRLAGWQSRAMLRRYGAAAADERAREAHRRLSPADRL
- a CDS encoding dihydrofolate reductase family protein gives rise to the protein MPELVIDFITSLDGYGAAEGWPGWWGLEGPEYLAWLEDHPEADYTVLMGANTYRLMSGLATDGEPGTDALAGLSKVVFSTTLTEPLAWPNTQLVTRDPVEAVREMKDKATKSMRTLGSLTLCRSLLKAGLVDRFRVVVFPVITGATGQDRIYDGYPDVALDMVASRTFDGRLQLLEYVPTVLAGPPGTTKADA
- a CDS encoding site-specific integrase, whose product is MADSSVAHPKRSFELHLRAENEAVRTIETYLDALQLAARFLEARGVELEQARREDIEAFIADQLAR
- a CDS encoding helix-turn-helix transcriptional regulator, with protein sequence MLRDIRDLRGETQQALGRLLGWSVSTVSRFEAAYPDYPALRLFGDEAKPLPVWAEAAPREQWADVEAPLGTLDLSEPPPDVRRWRYWEECSPRESGTSSAAWRSGTDTSARSTRASGRISTPGPDHPRLAAMARDDHGRLRLDCKLGTYFHSLSTSETLDPELMEAYAA